From the genome of Raphanus sativus cultivar WK10039 unplaced genomic scaffold, ASM80110v3 Scaffold0052, whole genome shotgun sequence, one region includes:
- the LOC108834515 gene encoding uncharacterized protein LOC108834515, whose amino-acid sequence MGRGISMTKLNCLQVKDSYIAAMEQKQVYMQEQVNDLQKALRRMNNQGPATDVSENQSVNNTRSLPKCYLVDWASVDVKVAEGRVVSAEADELVNGIPLGPHAVKVLVETAIKADTFLWRPAQNMFTLEDAVGEMIAWHSDHCIVATAGLIPEDNAPNSPFTGSVNKCKLMDYIKKEEVVAVGRWQTKEPKSLVNGLPLGPNAVKVYVDEVLNPTAYIWRPTVGKTTMEDFMNCYVAWPANCVVFESDMTDSPRRQQSDSKAVSSSSKNQKSPLTPPAPKKPFTPASPLRRSERNKFKPNQKIQLLDISGNNVVVAEGRWSSSNPEHLVHFQALGLGACRVFVDVVKVKDAAVWRTSSEIEYMEDALGSCLAWPEDKIITV is encoded by the exons ATGGGCAGAGGCATTAGCATGACCAAATTGAATTGTTTACAGGTTAAGGACAGCTATATCGCTGCAATGGAACAAAAACAGGTGTACATGCAGGAACAGGTTAATGATTTACAGAAGGCCCTTCGCAGAATGAATAATCAGGGACCTGCAACTGATGTCAGTGAAAACCAG AGTGTAAATAATACCAGATCACTTCCCAAGTGTTATCTGGTTGACTGGGCTTCTGTCGATGTGAAAGTTGCTGAGGGAAGGGTGGTTTCAGCTGAAGCTGATGAGTTAGTTAATGGGATTCCTTTAGGGCCTCACGCGGTGAAGGTTTTAGTTGAAACTGCAATAAAAGCAGACACCTTTTTATGGCGCCCTGCACAGAATATGTTTACTTTGGAGGATGCAGTTGGCGAAATGATTGCATGGCATTCTGATCACTGTATTGTTGCAACAGCAGGTCTCATTCCAGAGGACAATGCTCCTAAC AGCCCCTTCACAGGTTCAGTTAACAAATGCAAACTCATGGACTATATAAAGAAGGAGGAAGTGGTTGCTGTAGGCCGATGGCAGACAAAAGAACCAAAATCATTGGTCAATGGACTCCCTCTTGGTCCTAATGCAGTAAAAGTTTATGTTGATGAGGTCCTAAACCCAACGGCATACATATGGAGGCCTACTGTAGGAAAGACAACTATGGAGGATTTTATGAACTGTTATGTAGCATGGCCTGCAAATTGCGTTGTGTTTGAATCGGATATGACAGATTCTCCTCGTCGTCAACAATCAGATTCTAAAGCAGTGAGTTCATCTTCTAAGAATCAGAAGTCTCCATTAACACCACCAGCTCCTAAGAAACCATTTACTCCAGCATCTCCTCTACGCAGATCTGAG CGTAACAAATTCAAGCCAAATCAAAAAATCCAGCTGCTGGATATATCTGGAAACAATGTCGTCGTCGCTGAAGGACGATGGTCTTCGAGTAATCCTGAGCATCTTGTCCACTTTCAGGCATTGGGGCTTGGTGCTTGTAGAGTCTTTGTGGATGTTGTCAAGGTGAAAGATGCAGCTGTGTGGAGGACTTCGTCGGAGATCGAGTATATGGAAGATGCACTAGGCAGCTGTCTTGCTTGGCCAGAGGATAAAATTATAACG GTTTGA
- the LOC130500868 gene encoding uncharacterized protein LOC130500868, which produces MSLNRRADPDYERGAWEFVRSVAADLRESELIICPCIDCRNVDRHSASVIVDHLVTRGMDLSYKMREDWYHHGEVISGTDSRSSASEKSNEILGLYQAAAYVDEEFLRHGDLSEVAEGEDKAEDEFLAKLADAETPLYPSCGNHSKLSAIVSLFRIKTQNGWSDRSFDLLLETLPQMLPKDNVLHTSLYEVKRFLRSFDMGYEKIHACVNDCCLFRKEFEKLDKCPKCNASRWKSNLRTGDVKKGIPQKVLRYFPIIPRLKRMFRSEDMSKDLRWHFSNKSTDGKSRHPVDSVTWDQMNDRYPSFAAEERNLRLGLSTDGFNPFSMKNVNYSCWPVLLVIYNLSPEKCMKEENIMLSLLIPGPTQPGNNIDVYLEPLIEDLNHLWEKGEVTYDAVSHTTFTLRAMLLWTIQDFPAYGNLAGCKVKGKMGCPVCGKNTDTMWLTNCRKHVYMSHRKGLPPTHPYRGKKAWFDGKAEHGKKGRILSGHNISHILRNYKNDFGKVKVTGRKRKINETVGSDSNTDDESSDSEEEEEEEAVDEEELSRWKKRSVFFKLPYWEDLPVRHNLDVMHVERNVAASLIATLLHCGKSKDGLNARKDLELLGIRKDLHPQPRGKRTYLPPAPWSLSSKEKKVFCKRLSDFRGPDGYCSNISRCVKLEESKISGLKSHDYHVLMQQLLPVAIRGIN; this is translated from the exons ATGTCTCTAAACCGAAGAGCTGATCCTGATTATGAGAGAGGTGCATGGGAATTTGTGAGGTCAGTTGCTGCAGATTTGCGAGAGTCTGAGTTGATCATCTGCCCATGTATTGACTGTCGCAACGTAGATCGTCACTCAGCCAGTGTTATTGTGGATCATTTAGTAACTAGGGGAATGGATTTGAGTTACAAAATGAGGGAGGATTGGTATCACCATGGAGAAGTAATATCAGGGACTGACAGCAGAAGCAGTGCAAGTGAGAAGAGCAATGAGATTTTAGGGTTATACCAAGCAGCAGCGTATGTTGATGAAGAGTTTCTAAGGCATGGTGACTTAAGTGAGGTTGCTGAAGGTGAAGATAAGGCAGAAGATGAGTTTCTTGCTAAGCTAGCCGATGCAGAAACACCTCTGTATCCAAGTTGTGGTAACCACAGCAAGCTCTCTGCTATTGTTTCACTCTTTAGGATAAAGACTCAGAATGGTTGGTCTGATAGAAGCTTTGATCTGTTGCTTGAGACTTTGCCACAGATGCTACCCAAGGATAATGTCTTGCACACGTCCTTGTACGAAGTAAAGAGGTTCTTGAGATCTTTTGATATGGGTTATGAGAAGATACACGCCTGTGTGAACGACTGCTGTCTATTCAGAAAGGAGTTTGAGAAGTTAGACAAATGTCCGAAATGCAATGCATCAAGATGGAAGAGTAACTTGCGCACAGGTGATGTAAAGAAAGGTATTCCACAGAAAGTTCTTAGGTATTTTCCCATAATCCCACGTCTGAAGAGGATGTTCAGGTCAGAGGACATGTCAAAGGACTTAAGGTGGCATTTTAGTAATAAAAGCACTGATGGGAAAAGCAGACATCCGGTTGATTCTGTAACTTGGGATCAGATGAATGACAGATATCCTTCATTTGCCGCTGAAGAAAGGAATCTTCGGCTTGGGCTGTCCACTGATGGGTTCAATCCTTTCAGCATGAAGAATGTGAACTACAGTTGCTGGCCCGTTTTGCTTGTCATTTACAACCTGTCACCTGAAAAGTGTATGAAGGAGGAGAACATCATGTTGTCGTTGCTCATTCCTGGTCCAACCCAACCTGGTAACAACATTGATGTGTACTTAGAACCGCTTATAGAGGATCTTAACCACCTGTGGGAGAAAGGAGAGGTAACGTATGATGCAGTCAGCCACACGACTTTCACATTAAGAGCAATGCTTCTCTGGACCATTCAggattttccagcatatggtaatCTCGCAGGCTGCAAAGTAAAGGGGAAAATGGGTTGTCCAGTGTGTGGGAAAAACACAGACACGATGTGGTTGACTAACTGCAGGAAGCACGTTTATATGTCCCACCGGAAAGGTCTTCCTCCCACACATCCTTATCGAGGAAAGAAAGCTTGGTTTGATGGGAAAGCAGAGCATGGGAAAAAAGGTAGAATTCTGAGTGGTCATAACATAAGTCATATACTCAGAAACTACAAGAATGATTTTGGAAAAGTGAAAGTAACTGGAAGGAAGAGGAAGATTAATGAGACGGTTGGATCAGACTCCAATACGGATGATGAATCCAGTGAttcagaggaagaggaagaggaagaagcagtTGATGAGGAAGAGCTATCTAGATGGAAGAAGCGGTCAGTCTTTTTCAAGTTACCTTATTGGGAG GATCTACCGGTAAGACACAACTTAGACGTTATGCACGTGGAAAGAAATGTTGCTGCAAGCCTTATAGCAACATTGTTGCATTGTGGAAAATCTAAAGACGGTCTTAACGCGAGGAAAGATCTAGAACTGCTTGGCATTAGGAAGGATTTACATCCTCAACCCCGTGGAAAAAGAACATACCTTCCTCCAGCTCCTTGGTCTCTGTCCAGCAAAGAGAAAAAAGTATTCTGCAAGCGGTTATCAGACTTCAGAGGTCCGGATGGTTATTGCTCAAATATATCAAGGTGTGTGAAGTTGGAAGAATCTAAGATATCAGGGTTGAAATCACATGATTACCATGTATTGATGCAACAGCTTCTTCCGGTTGCTATCAGAGGTATCAACTGA